TCTCCCTAGAACCTCTTTGATATATTTTTTACAAAACCCCTCTACCATACAAGCACCAGCTTTTCCTCTCCACTGGCCACTTTTAAGATAGTTTTGCAAATCTTCTTCGTCAAATGGAGCAAAAATGTAGCTTGTTACGTCAAGATCTTCTACTGTTTTCTCTTTATCTTTATAGATCATGCAGGTGATAATATCTACTTTGTTTCCGCTCTGTTTTTGCAAGATCTTTCTAGCCTCTTCTTCATCCTTGGCTTTTCGAAGAATTTCATCGCTAACGGCTAC
The Nitratiruptor sp. SB155-2 genome window above contains:
- the maf gene encoding septum formation inhibitor Maf, with the protein product MIRLASTSETRAKLLQDTGIEFIQSPVDFDEEELLKVYKNPRDFVCAAARGKMEAAVEKYGLEIPIVAADTVVAVSDEILRKAKDEEEARKILQKQSGNKVDIITCMIYKDKEKTVEDLDVTSYIFAPFDEEDLQNYLKSGQWRGKAGACMVEGFCKKYIKEVLGRESTAMGLQVERLAEIAKDL